One window of the Ammospiza caudacuta isolate bAmmCau1 chromosome 9, bAmmCau1.pri, whole genome shotgun sequence genome contains the following:
- the LOC131561623 gene encoding collagen alpha-1(I) chain-like, which translates to MDFTSPYFCDKEIISKPLKEAGVHRGAANMCGVPVIHLRQRFPGERLELARGAGEGGRRDGGARARPPVPSAAARESSKPAGRAAPKGLRAPGGSRNTGQPQRVCDSGQEGPGIPGSSQGPGTVARRARRHPAPPADLKGLGQPPGGPRDTQHLWQLQRVCDSGQEGPGTPSTSGSSKGSVTVARRAQGHPAPLAAPNCDMRAQGHSAPPADPKGLGQEGPGTPSTSGHSKGGPRDTQEGTGTVARGTQGHPAPPAAPKSLGRPPGGPRDTQNLQQLQRICDRRAQGHPAPLAALKGLEQEHPGTPSTSGSSKL; encoded by the coding sequence ATGGACTTCACGAGCCCATATTTCTGCGACAAGGAGATCATTTCCAAGCCCTTGAAAGAAGCAGGAGTTCATCGAGGGGCGGCAAACATGTGCGGGGTGCCCGTTATCCACCTCCGGCAGCGTTTCccaggagaaaggctggaacTGGCCCGGGGAGCcggagaaggagggaggagggatggaggggctCGGGCCCGGCCGCCTGTTCCGAGTGCTGCCGCCAGAGAGAGCTCGAAGCCCGCGGGCCGAGCAGCTCCGAAGGGTCTGCGAGCTCCAGGAGGGTCCAGGAACACCGGGCAGCCCCAAAGGGTCTGTGACAGTGGCCAGGAGGGCCCGGGGATACCTGGCAGCTCACAAGGGCCTGGGACAGTGGCCAGGAGGGCCCGGAGAcacccagcacctccagcagatCTAAAGGGTCTGGGACAGCCTCCAGGAGggcccagggacacccagcaccTCTGGCAGCTCCAAAGGGTCTGTGACAGTGGCCAGGAGggcccagggacacccagcaccTCTGGCAGCTCCAAAGGGTCTGTGACAGTGGCCAGGAGggcccagggacacccagcaccTCTGGCAGCTCCAAACTGTGACATGAGGGCCCAGGGACACTCAGCACCTCCGGCAGATCCAAAGGGTCTGGGACAGGAGggcccagggacacccagcaccTCTGGCCACTCCAAAGGAGggcccagggacacccaggaggGCACTGGGACAGTGGCCAGGGggacccagggacacccagcacctccagcagctccaaagaGTCTGGGACGGCCTCCAGGAGggcccagggacacccagaatctccagcagctccaaaggATCTGTGACAGGAGggcccagggacacccagcaccTCTGGCAGCTCTAAAAGGTCTGGAACAGGagcacccagggacacccagcaccTCTGGCAGCTCCAAACTGTGA
- the KCNK18 gene encoding potassium channel subfamily K member 18, whose protein sequence is MATTSQPLQGKTTCKKIFWAVFPHACFIVSLVIYAFLGALMFSHIESTRKVTVSEEYRTFLQKLMCLARKLPDNWTDNLTENETFIRDIHQLLNTADPVWFINPKERWNFFGSLFFCCTVFTTVGYGNTYPVTRNGKCLCMLYALFGIPLMFLVLTDMGDILATVLSKSYNEFRKLQSKILASKLCSGSTCSKRNELKSREQSKIVINEPLAIMEVLRSQSGVKQVKYRNVELFEMLIARENENTQPARNKSMERWSSCPELAREKTVSRVIKNFDKIGKELEKLDVPIVLMVLVIFVYISCAAAILPKWEKKMDFQEAFYFCFITLTTIGFGDTKLEHPKFFLFFSLYIIIGMEIVFIAFKLGQDRLIVLYKKVISFCAEKNMPSKKIYPK, encoded by the exons ATGGCAACAACATCACAACCTCTGCAAGGTAAAACAacatgtaaaaaaatattttgggcaGTGTTTCCTCATGCCTGCTTCATTGTGTCTCTTGTCATCTATGCTTTTCTTGGGGCTCTCATGTTTTCCCACATTGAAAGTACCCGGAAGGTCACAGTAAGTGAAGAATACAGAACATTTCTGCAGAAGCTGATGTGCCTCGCCAGAAAGTTACCAG ATAACTGGACAGATAACCTGACAGAAAATGAGACGTTTATCCGCGACATCCATCAGCTTTTGAACACAGCTGACCCAGTCTGGTTTATCAACCCAAAAGAAAGATGGAATTTCTTTGGgtctctctttttttgctgCACAGTATTCACAACTGTGG GTTATGGCAATACCTATCCTGTGACACGGAATGGGAAGTGTCTCTGTATGTTGTATGCTTTATTTGGGATCCCCCTGATGTTCTTGGTCCTGACAGACATGGGAGACATCCTTGCAACTGTCTTATCCAAGTCCTACAACGAGTTCAGGAAACTGCAGTCAAAAATTCTTGCCTCTAAACTCTGTTCTGGATCCACATGCAGCAAAAGGAATGAACTGAAATCCAGGGAACAGTCTAAAATAGTCATCAACGAGCCCCTGGCCATTATGGAAGTGCTGAGAAGTCAGTCAGGTGTGAAACAGGTCAAATACCGCAACGTGGAACTTTTTGAAATGTTAATTGCCAGGGAGAATGAAAACACCCAACcagcaagaaataaaagcatGGAGAGATGGAGTTCATGTCCTGAACTAGCCAGGGAAAAGACTGTGTCGAGAGTAATCAAGAATTTTGACAAAATAGGAAAAGAGTTAGAAAAATTAGATGTGCCCATTGTGTTGATGGTGCTCGTTATCTTTGTGTAcatctcctgtgctgctgctatTCTtccaaaatgggaaaaaaaaatggattttcaggaagccttttatttctgctttatcACTTTGACCACTATTGGATTTGGAGATACAAAGTTAGAGCATCCcaagtttttcttgtttttttccctctacaTTATAATTGGCATGGAAATTGTCTTCATTGCTTTTAAGCTGGGCCAAGACCGTTTAATTGTCCTGTATAAAAAGGTGATTTCATTTTGTGCAGAGAAAAATATGCCTTCAAAGAAAATATATCCAAAATAA